From the Syngnathus typhle isolate RoL2023-S1 ecotype Sweden linkage group LG22, RoL_Styp_1.0, whole genome shotgun sequence genome, the window AACTTGGATACCTATGAGAGATTCACCGTAACTGTCCACCCCACCCCCCACTCAGGTTTTGCGTTTCTTTGCCTTGTGGGATGACTCGGAATCCGAGCTGGGCGAAGTCTTGCCCGTTACCATCCACTATTTTCTGGTGGATGACACGGTGGAGATCAAGGAGGACCATAAACCCAACAGCGGCCGTTTTCTTTTCCCCGTGCTGATGCAGCGGCTGAGGATACCCAAGAAAATGAAAGAGGGTCACGGTAAGTTGCCAAATTGATCAAGCGGTTCAGTTCAATTCAGCTTCATTCCAAAACTCTTTCCAGATCAATTCCCGAGCTGCGTTATGGAAGATTCGGTGGAGGAAGTAGAAGAGTACTTCTCCCCCAAAGACTTCCAGGTTGGCAAATCGGTGACGATCCTTGGACGCCGTTTCCTACTGTACAACTGCGATGGGTTCACCAAAGActattaccatgacaaccacccTGAGATGGACATCAAAAGCATCGAAGTACCCAGAAAGTTGGGCAAGTTTGAGGGCATGAAGAGGGTGAGATTCATCAAGTATTGGCAAAGTCTTGCATATGTCAGCACTTCTCCtgatccatatttttttttttcccaggagaTTCCTCCCTACAATGGTTTTGGGTCATTGGAAGATTCTCTCCAGAGTTGTTTATCTCTGATCCCTCTACCCCCCAGAAAGAACATTGTAAAAATGTTGGAGAACGATCACAAAGTGTTACGCTACAGCACCCGATTGGTGCCACCTAAGACCGCGTCAGAGTCGCAGAAGCGCAGAGACGCCGAACGACTTTTTATTTTGTCCTATTACCTGTCGGACGACACCGTCAGTATTTTCGAGAATCCCAAACACAATTCAGGTTTCAAGGGCGGATCGTTCCTGAGAAGGACACGAGTTCCCAAGCCCGACAGTTCTGTGGACAATCCCGATTATTACTCGCCGGCGGATTTCTCAATTGGATCGGTTCTGGATGGTGAGTGTTTTGGTTCCGGTTGAGAAAAAAATGCCAATGAAATGCTCATCTCTGTTTATTTTGTGGTCCTCTTGTAGTTTTTGGGCACCAGTTCATCCTGACAGACGCTGACCGTTACGTCCTAAACTACCTGGAGACCAATCCCAGCCAGATTCCCTCGGAGACACTTGAAACCATCCGCCAGAAGCTGCAAGCCGAAACCAATCAGACGGCAGAACAAAAAGGTCATTTTTAGTGATAAAAGAAATTCAAATCCCTTGAAAATACGAGTTGAACTCCTTGTACGTTTTTCCAGAGCCGCCCTCGTGATGTCACAGCAACTTTGTGCTTAGGACCAGAACTGAAGAAATGGAAGTGCTTCCGAACAAAACACGTTGATTTGTAGATAAGTATTTTATGTTATGTTTGCTTAGAGCCTAAgttttaatgctttttttttttcttttcatatagGGGCTCACTAAAACTATGGTCAGGTTTTAACGAACCAAAATAAGTTGACAGATTTAAAATGTTGCAAGTCTTGCATGTGTATAGAGATCATAACTATTTTTTGCCATGTAACAAAGTCTATCAAGAATGGCTTTGTGGTCTGCGGTGATTGCTAGGTATAAAAATTTCAAGTCAAATATTACATAGACAAAAATGTTTATCAGATAATGTCATTATTCATCATTGAACACATTTCATGGAATGGCATGCAGTAAAGTACATTATAATGTGCGTAAAGGAAGTGACAAAGACATGATTTCATTGGGAAGACTTTTGTACTGGTTGGCCAAAGTCCCTCCCTTCCCCTTATCCTACTGATATAATTTAACATCAAGGCTGTATTACAGTAAACTTTTATCATTATGTTATCATCtgtaacattttgtttttttgtttcttcgCTACTCTCAATGGACCACCAGACTGGAAAAGAAGCAAAGCTGGCTCAATGGCAATCAGACGAGCAAATACAGTACTTGGTAACGACGATTACATGAACACATTCAAAAGTTGCGACACAGTAACATGTGCTACATACTGTGTTTGTACACTTGTGGCATTTTGCACTCCTTAATATGGAAAAGCAGGTCATGtggatgtataaaaaaaaaaaatagatttgctGAGGAGAGTAAATGTCTCTTGGGCTCGAGCAATTTCCttggatttcattttccagcgtTCAAGCCTAATTCGTAGTCACAGTCCCCGGAGCGTGTCGGGATGGATCTCGCCAGCTCGCATCTCGGCTTCTCAGCTCAGTCGGAATGTTTTCCTTAGGGAGATTTGAGTTTTTTGAGCCGAGGAGAGGTTCCGTTCTCGGCTTTGACCACTCCGTTTTCATAATGCCCAACTACATGGAGAAGAAACACGGCAATGAGAAGGAGCTTCCAAACACGTCGTTCTCTCGTGTGTACTCACGAGAGTCTCGTTTCATTGGCCGAAGGGCTTGCTTGGTGGCGGCCTTCTTGCGGACGGCTTGCTCATGTCGGAATTCCCTCCAGCGCCTCAGCTGGAAACGGATAAACTTCCAGAGGAGCCAAGATTGGGTCAGGCAGACTAGCAGAAGAACAGTCAtcctgggggaaaaaacaaagattAGAACTCTTGTAatcaaaaattgtaaaaatccCTCACCGTATGAGAACAGTGTTGAAGTTGCCGGTCTCCAAGTCCAGCACCTGGTTCTCGCAGCGGGCCAAACCGAACCCGATGGCGAGAAACATGAGAGTCAGCGTCGCCATGCGAGTAATCACAAAGCCGGCCGCCCAGATGTCAAACCTAAAGGAGAGGATGAAACATTTTCAGGTAATTCCTCAAAGTCATTCAAATCGGGTCAACTTGCATTTTCTGGTGGTTCTCGTCTGTGAAGTAGAAGAGCCTGGCGATGTGGAAGCCCAGCTCGGAGACATACTGGAGGAAGAGCAGCACCAGACCCACGCGGTTCAAACTTAACAGGTCCACAAAAATCAAGTGGTTAATGAACTGCTTTTTAATCTGCAGGTCAACAGGCTGCTTACTTGAGCAGATACGCCGCCGAGATGTGCACCAGATACAAGCCGATGTACTGCAGCTGACGAGAGATCTCCTCCTGGTGACCGACCAACACATTACATTTTCAAATCTGGTCATAGCGTGGGACCGAACCCATTTTCTCCCGTTACTAACCTTCCGCACTTTTTGGAAGTAAAGTTCCGGTAACGCATGGAGCCAGTAAGCCAGCTGAGTGAGGTAGAAAAACTTTACCTGGAACCTGAATCGCATACAGATAAGTCAGATATTGAATCTAAACTATGTAGACACGTGTCCATCATACCTGAGATGTGCGTGGGGATAGTTTTCCCAAAGTCTGCTCGGATGCAAAAGATATCCTTCCTGTGATATCAAAGAAAAACCTTTTTATTACTTCCACAGGAAAAGGAGAAGTCTACACGTGACGAGTGTGACACTCACAGTAATGAGGACGTAGAAGCTCCACACACTGGACACCAAATGAAACACGCACAGTTGACCTGACTCATTAAACTTGGTGTTCTTACTCTTGGAAAGATGGAGACGCCTGTTGATTTTCTGGGAGCAAGCAAAACTGGTTCAAGTGCATTGACAACAATCTGACCACTGAAGTTCCTGCGCTACTCACATCTAGAAGATACTCCTGCACCACTGCATGAAGGATGATGGTTATAAAAAAGTAGAAGAGGATGGTGGCGCAGTCCTTCCATCCATAATGATACAATGTCACTTCTCCATCTAAAGGACACAGAGGTGCACACAACATATCAGGTGGATTTAACAAGTTCTCAAGGAACATTTTTATTGAGCCAATCAAATCATATTTCACAATTCCGTTATGCACTGTATACAAGGATACCTGGTGTCAATGTGGTGACATTGTACTGGGGCTGGATAAATAATATGGCTGTCTTGGCTGTTGCCTGAAAGTGAAATTCAAATTTATTAATGAATGGAGACCCCACAACATCACAAATGAGTAAAGTTGGCACAAAAAAGGTTTATTAAGAACACAGCCATCAGATTTAATCCTAATAAATCAAATGAATCTAAAATTCAATAAATCTGAATGGGCCACTTTGCGGGCAGTAATTAAGACACCTATAAAATAGGTGACCCAATGGGTTTTCAGGTGACACGTCAACTTCTATAACGAGgaaacgagggggggggggggaaatccccATCAGGCATTTTTGAACGAAACACCTGAGTATTTGTGTATGTGTTGTTTCTAAAGTAAATTGAGAGCTAAGTATGCGTGTCTGGAAAAACTGCGACGAATAATTGGTTTAAAAAGGAAGCACTTGCTCATGGTCGGACCTCGGAGGGATTGAGACGTGGCAGTAACAAATATGGTCAAGGAAGGTAAGACTCTTCCTCTTTTCCGCAATGTCTTTCACAAATAAAAGAGAGACATCGCGACGTGTGCACAGTTCAAAGCCAAAAACGAACGTTGCGCTTTTAGTTTGAAGGCGACTGTAGCGTTGTTTCCGTCTTAGTCCGGCTTCCTTTTTTTCTAAAGTGACGTGAATACTGTTATCAAAAATGTTGCAGACACCCAGAAACTTTGACTGCAAGTTGTATTTAGGCGGATAAACTTGCTGCATTAACGTGTCAAAATAGTCGATGATCGCTGCTAAATAGCAGTTTTTTCGCGTTTTAGTTGCGATTGTTTTGTCGACAGCAAATAACTTAAGTTCACAAAAACTTTAGTCGCCAAATTTGCATAAAGCCCTGCAGCGGTTATATAAAATGTTTTTCCCTTAAAGGCAAATACATCTCAACATTGAGTTTAGCCATCAGAAACGAAAGCAGTTGTGTAACGAGAGGAAAAGAAACTTTGCCCATCTCACCTCAAACATCAATCCAATCAAAATAAAGATCACCAAACTGAAGACAATGTCGGCGTGGTTCTGGATGAGAAACTCCTGGCTGAAGAAAGGATAACTTTTGTTTCTTCGGCGAAACGCCATGGCAGTTCCCTACAACTATTCTATAATTCTCGAAAatcttttctccttctcctcctgaCTGCAAAGTTCAGCGAAACTTTCCCACTAGAGTGCGCATGCGCGTCTTCATAAAGGGCGAGTGACTGAAATACGTACCTCCATTTGAGGCCATTACGTCAGGTGAAATCAGGTTAGGCATTGCATCTAGTTTGATCAATTACATTTAATTTCATACCACCAAAAGTGTCAGCAACCACATAACTGATATTGTGAAGTTAGTATTGTTATCTATGTAAAGCTCGTAGCTCATTTGTTGACTTTTACTTTATCAAATT encodes:
- the tram2 gene encoding translocating chain-associated membrane protein 2; translated protein: MAFRRRNKSYPFFSQEFLIQNHADIVFSLVIFILIGLMFEATAKTAILFIQPQYNVTTLTPDGEVTLYHYGWKDCATILFYFFITIILHAVVQEYLLDKINRRLHLSKSKNTKFNESGQLCVFHLVSSVWSFYVLITEGYLLHPSRLWENYPHAHLRFQVKFFYLTQLAYWLHALPELYFQKVRKEEISRQLQYIGLYLVHISAAYLLNLNRVGLVLLFLQYVSELGFHIARLFYFTDENHQKMFDIWAAGFVITRMATLTLMFLAIGFGLARCENQVLDLETGNFNTVLIRMTVLLLVCLTQSWLLWKFIRFQLRRWREFRHEQAVRKKAATKQALRPMKRDSLGHYENGVVKAENGTSPRLKKLKSP
- the efhc1 gene encoding EF-hand domain-containing protein 1, which produces MSRKMDNNGLPFLPGFSFQDVTKSAFHRPQTLSYFRGLALVRPPRLGIGLEPLLTEQMMQEELSGMSGDMPDFTYGSFDTKYVKDLVNLSYHSAPSPTHPETRPFIPAFVTLDKKVRWMEFACSKMKRIIFWGGFYLQVLCFKAYFEEEIKNSREEKKCVRHVVLYYYLEDDTISISEPWVPNSGILQGERIKRHRLPKREPGKHYTWKDLNLGVDLEVYGVKYRISQCDPFTKDFLQRQGIILNPPVEMPLDTYLQGRIKPPPTFTTPSEFDSRYQFLHMDRKVLRFFALWDDSESELGEVLPVTIHYFLVDDTVEIKEDHKPNSGRFLFPVLMQRLRIPKKMKEGHDQFPSCVMEDSVEEVEEYFSPKDFQVGKSVTILGRRFLLYNCDGFTKDYYHDNHPEMDIKSIEVPRKLGKFEGMKREIPPYNGFGSLEDSLQSCLSLIPLPPRKNIVKMLENDHKVLRYSTRLVPPKTASESQKRRDAERLFILSYYLSDDTVSIFENPKHNSGFKGGSFLRRTRVPKPDSSVDNPDYYSPADFSIGSVLDVFGHQFILTDADRYVLNYLETNPSQIPSETLETIRQKLQAETNQTAEQKEPPS